From one Microbacter margulisiae genomic stretch:
- a CDS encoding alpha/beta hydrolase-fold protein — protein sequence MGQEIAKIENIKIYSKALHQKREILVYTPQNYEENKLVVYNVIYVFDAQNRELFDYTHSIISFLSDATKQYIVVGITSPYIKKYDYARNNDYLPILETESAKKRYGKYFGNADNFLRYVQYEVIPYIENHYRVGAQRIAIGHSLSASFILHSMVKEPHLFNAYFAISPNLAYDNERIANELLRFDYHQLDHTFLYLSNANEGVGYWEQWIPARNKVYSFFGASKNFKNIHVVIRQFPDESHWSTFAPSLAYGLKQYFKYLDTLKTKLSDETYDIQIKVKVPNKNDTVFVTGNQKSLGDWNPDQIKMNRESDYVRVIKLTVQSPVELKFTRGSWNTEGEVKYIGGFNNIQINPIKQSEFKFEIIRWAD from the coding sequence TTGGGACAAGAAATAGCCAAAATAGAGAATATCAAAATATACTCAAAGGCATTGCACCAGAAGCGTGAAATTTTGGTTTATACACCCCAGAATTACGAAGAGAATAAATTGGTAGTTTATAATGTAATCTACGTATTTGATGCTCAAAACAGAGAGCTTTTTGATTATACACATTCGATAATCAGTTTTTTATCTGATGCAACAAAACAATACATTGTGGTCGGAATTACCTCTCCGTACATAAAAAAATATGATTATGCCCGAAATAATGATTATCTACCTATATTAGAAACAGAAAGCGCTAAAAAGCGCTATGGTAAATACTTCGGTAATGCTGACAACTTTTTGAGATATGTGCAATATGAAGTCATTCCATATATAGAAAATCATTACAGGGTCGGGGCCCAAAGAATTGCCATTGGACACTCTTTAAGTGCATCCTTTATTCTCCATTCGATGGTTAAAGAGCCTCATTTATTTAATGCTTATTTCGCTATATCACCTAATTTGGCCTACGATAATGAAAGGATTGCCAACGAGCTATTGCGCTTTGATTATCATCAATTAGACCATACATTTTTGTATTTAAGTAATGCCAATGAAGGAGTCGGCTATTGGGAACAATGGATTCCAGCAAGAAATAAAGTTTATTCTTTCTTTGGGGCCTCGAAGAATTTCAAAAATATCCATGTCGTGATTCGGCAATTTCCAGATGAATCGCATTGGTCAACATTTGCTCCAAGCTTAGCGTATGGCCTGAAACAATATTTTAAGTACTTAGACACCCTAAAAACAAAGCTTTCCGATGAAACTTATGATATTCAAATCAAGGTGAAAGTGCCGAATAAAAATGACACAGTTTTTGTAACAGGTAACCAGAAGTCTCTTGGAGATTGGAATCCGGATCAAATTAAAATGAATCGTGAATCCGATTATGTAAGGGTTATTAAATTAACAGTACAATCACCTGTAGAACTTAAATTTACGAGAGGAAGTTGGAACACAGAAGGCGAGGTTAAATACATTGGCGGATTCAACAACATACAAATAAATCCTATAAAGCAATCCGAATTCAAATTTGAGATTATAAGATGGGCTGACTAA
- the clpB gene encoding ATP-dependent chaperone ClpB: MNFNNFTIKSQEAVQEAIDTAQRNHQQAIEPQHLLKAVIKVGNDIVQFLFGKTGVNASIISSTVDQMVESLPKVTGGEPYLSRESNAVLQKAIDYSGKEGDQYVSLEFVLLALFTEKSQVATLLKDAGLTEAALRAAITELRKGNKVNDPSAEETYNGLNKYAINLNERARSGKLDPVIGRDEEIRRILQILSRRTKNNPILIGEPGTGKTAIAEGLAHRIVRGDVPENLKSKQIFSLDMGALIAGAKYKGEFEERLKSVINEVIQSNGEVVLFIDEIHTLVGAGKSEGAMDAANILKPALARGELRAIGATTLNEYQKYFEKDKALERRFQIVMVEEPDEADAISILRGLKERYENHHKVRIKDEAIIAAVELSSRYITDRFLPDKAIDLMDEAAARLRLQVDSVPEELDEISRRIKQLEIEREAIKRENDTFKLEQLNREIAELKEQENEHKAKWLSEKEVMNQIQQAKIEIENLKFDADKAEREGNYGKVAEIRYGKVKELEQRIEASKDKLKTLQGDSPMIKEEVDAEDIADIVSRWTGIPVSKMLQAEKEKLLHLEEELHLRVIGQDEAISVVADAVRRSRAGLSDPKRPIGSFIFMGTTGVGKTELAKALAEFLFDDENMMTRIDMSEYQEKFSVTRLIGSPPGYVGYDEGGQLTEAIRRKPYSVVLFDEIEKAHPDVFNVLLQVLDDGRLTDNKGRTVNFKNTIIIMTSNLGSSLIRENFSRMNAFNREEIIEKTRSEVFEMLKQAIRPEFLNRIDELVMFAPLNEAEIKQIVKLQIEHIQQQLQENGVTLELSDAALTEIAKEGFDPQFGARPIKRVIQREILNELSRRLIAQTVDRNKPIRIDADNGTLTFAN; encoded by the coding sequence ATGAACTTTAATAACTTTACAATCAAATCGCAGGAGGCTGTCCAGGAAGCCATTGACACCGCGCAACGCAACCACCAACAGGCTATTGAGCCCCAACATCTGCTCAAGGCTGTGATAAAGGTGGGCAACGACATCGTGCAATTCCTTTTCGGCAAAACGGGAGTAAACGCTTCCATCATCTCGTCCACGGTTGATCAGATGGTCGAATCGCTTCCGAAGGTAACCGGAGGCGAGCCCTACCTGAGCCGTGAGAGCAATGCCGTGCTGCAAAAAGCCATTGACTATTCAGGTAAGGAAGGCGACCAGTATGTGTCGCTTGAATTTGTCCTGTTGGCGCTCTTCACCGAGAAAAGCCAGGTAGCCACCCTGTTGAAAGACGCCGGCCTGACCGAGGCTGCACTTCGCGCTGCCATCACGGAACTGCGTAAAGGCAACAAGGTGAACGACCCTTCTGCAGAAGAGACTTATAACGGGCTGAACAAATATGCCATCAACCTTAATGAGCGTGCCCGCTCCGGCAAGCTCGACCCGGTGATTGGCCGCGATGAAGAGATCAGGCGGATACTGCAAATTTTAAGCCGCCGTACCAAAAACAACCCTATCCTGATCGGAGAGCCCGGTACGGGGAAAACGGCGATTGCCGAAGGGTTAGCACATCGTATCGTTCGCGGTGACGTGCCCGAAAACCTGAAATCGAAGCAGATCTTTTCGCTCGACATGGGGGCATTGATTGCAGGAGCAAAGTACAAAGGCGAATTTGAAGAACGGCTGAAATCGGTAATCAACGAGGTCATCCAGTCCAATGGAGAGGTGGTGCTGTTTATCGACGAAATCCACACCCTGGTAGGCGCCGGCAAAAGCGAAGGGGCTATGGATGCCGCCAACATACTGAAACCGGCGTTGGCACGTGGTGAGTTACGGGCTATTGGGGCAACTACACTCAACGAATACCAGAAGTATTTCGAAAAAGATAAGGCACTGGAACGTCGTTTCCAGATTGTGATGGTGGAAGAACCGGACGAAGCCGATGCCATTTCCATTTTGCGGGGATTAAAAGAACGGTATGAAAATCACCATAAAGTACGGATCAAAGATGAAGCTATCATTGCTGCAGTAGAGCTTTCGAGCCGCTACATCACTGACCGGTTTTTGCCCGACAAGGCTATTGACCTGATGGATGAAGCTGCTGCCCGGCTTCGCTTGCAGGTGGATTCCGTCCCTGAAGAGCTGGACGAGATATCGCGCAGGATCAAACAACTTGAGATCGAACGGGAAGCTATCAAGCGCGAAAACGACACCTTCAAGCTGGAACAGTTGAACCGCGAAATTGCCGAGTTGAAAGAACAGGAAAACGAGCACAAGGCAAAATGGCTGTCGGAGAAAGAGGTGATGAACCAGATTCAACAAGCCAAAATAGAGATCGAAAACCTGAAGTTCGATGCCGACAAAGCCGAACGGGAAGGCAATTATGGTAAAGTAGCTGAAATCCGATATGGAAAGGTCAAAGAACTGGAACAACGCATCGAAGCCAGCAAGGACAAACTGAAAACATTGCAGGGCGACTCGCCGATGATCAAGGAAGAGGTGGACGCAGAAGATATTGCAGATATTGTTTCAAGATGGACGGGAATCCCGGTAAGCAAAATGTTGCAGGCCGAAAAAGAGAAACTGTTGCATCTCGAAGAAGAGCTCCACCTGCGTGTCATTGGACAGGACGAAGCTATCAGCGTGGTGGCCGATGCCGTTCGACGTAGCCGTGCCGGGTTGAGTGACCCGAAACGACCCATCGGATCGTTCATCTTCATGGGAACCACCGGCGTCGGGAAGACAGAGCTCGCCAAAGCATTAGCCGAGTTCCTGTTTGACGACGAGAATATGATGACGCGTATCGACATGTCGGAATACCAGGAAAAATTCTCTGTGACGCGGCTTATCGGATCGCCTCCGGGATATGTGGGTTACGACGAAGGTGGACAACTGACCGAGGCAATCCGCCGCAAACCCTATTCGGTAGTGTTGTTTGATGAAATCGAGAAAGCGCATCCAGACGTGTTCAACGTGCTGCTGCAAGTATTGGATGATGGCCGTTTGACTGACAATAAAGGACGTACGGTGAATTTCAAGAACACCATAATCATCATGACATCGAATCTGGGGTCATCGCTGATACGCGAAAACTTTTCGAGAATGAATGCTTTCAACAGGGAAGAAATCATTGAAAAGACCAGAAGTGAGGTGTTTGAGATGCTGAAACAGGCTATCCGCCCGGAATTTCTGAACAGGATTGATGAACTGGTGATGTTTGCTCCGCTCAATGAAGCTGAGATCAAACAAATTGTCAAACTTCAGATCGAACATATTCAACAGCAGTTGCAGGAGAATGGGGTGACACTGGAACTCAGCGATGCCGCCCTGACGGAAATTGCGAAAGAAGGATTTGATCCTCAATTCGGGGCACGACCGATAAAAAGAGTTATCCAGCGGGAGATCCTTAACGAACTCAGCAGGCGGCTTATCGCTCAAACCGTCGACCGCAACAAACCCATCAGGATAGATGCCGACAATGGAACGCTGACCTTTGCAAATTGA
- a CDS encoding PG0541 family transporter-associated protein: MKAVYIVFNQSNTERIKFVLDRLSIRGYSWWAEVQGCGSVDGEPRFGTHTWPEMNSAVLTVVPEEKVQPIFDAVKKIDSINPEVGIHAFVWNIESIY; this comes from the coding sequence ATGAAAGCAGTTTATATTGTATTTAATCAATCGAATACGGAACGGATAAAATTTGTGCTCGATCGTTTGTCCATCCGGGGTTATAGCTGGTGGGCCGAAGTACAGGGGTGCGGATCAGTTGATGGCGAGCCACGTTTCGGTACTCATACCTGGCCGGAAATGAACTCGGCGGTGCTTACTGTTGTTCCTGAAGAAAAGGTGCAACCTATTTTCGATGCTGTGAAAAAAATTGACAGTATTAATCCTGAAGTAGGTATTCACGCATTTGTCTGGAATATTGAATCGATCTATTAG